A DNA window from Haloactinospora alba contains the following coding sequences:
- a CDS encoding M24 family metallopeptidase → MSHNNVTDTTDMARFRELQQLAYSAAQSVASTLEPGVTEREAARRIRAWLEERGVQDWFHTPFAWFGDRTAFRGFRVPLQFFPGNRRLAEGMPFILDCAPVRDGYVADIGYAGCLGDNPVFERLLDDLCEHRELILREVRRGRPLREIYQEVDALIQRRGYDNRHQVYPGRVIAHQVTKVQSRLPNAVVAGFGIRSLQTLFGDLLVERMHHRSPLWADGEISQHPATPGMWAVEPHIGFRGVGVKFEEILVVTEDDAYWLDDDLPHVRRWKGALAA, encoded by the coding sequence ATGTCTCACAATAATGTGACGGATACCACTGACATGGCGCGGTTCCGCGAGCTGCAGCAGCTCGCCTACAGCGCCGCGCAGTCGGTCGCCTCCACCCTCGAGCCGGGCGTCACCGAACGGGAGGCGGCCCGGCGCATCCGCGCGTGGCTGGAGGAGCGCGGCGTACAGGACTGGTTCCACACCCCGTTCGCCTGGTTCGGCGACCGCACCGCGTTCCGCGGGTTCCGGGTCCCGCTGCAGTTCTTCCCCGGCAACCGGCGCCTCGCGGAGGGCATGCCGTTCATCCTGGACTGCGCCCCGGTACGGGACGGTTACGTCGCCGACATCGGCTACGCCGGCTGCCTCGGCGACAACCCGGTGTTCGAGCGCCTCCTGGACGACCTGTGCGAACACCGCGAGCTGATCCTGCGCGAGGTGCGCCGCGGCCGGCCGTTGCGCGAGATCTACCAGGAGGTGGACGCGCTGATCCAACGCCGCGGCTACGACAACCGCCACCAGGTCTACCCGGGCCGGGTCATCGCCCACCAGGTGACGAAGGTGCAGTCCCGGCTGCCCAACGCCGTCGTCGCCGGGTTCGGCATCCGGTCGCTGCAGACACTGTTCGGGGACCTGCTGGTGGAGCGCATGCACCACCGCTCCCCGCTGTGGGCCGACGGCGAGATCTCCCAACACCCCGCCACCCCCGGCATGTGGGCGGTGGAACCCCACATCGGCTTCCGCGGCGTCGGGGTGAAGTTCGAGGAGATCCTCGTCGTCACCGAGGACGACGCGTACTGGCTGGACGACGACCTGCCCCACGTCCGCCGCTGGAAGGGAGCCCTGGCCGCATGA